The Marinobacter halotolerans genome includes a window with the following:
- a CDS encoding GGDEF domain-containing response regulator, producing MPNLDLPILVVDDAKFSSMVVGRTLRNAGYRDVRIANNAPAALDFIEQRPVSVLIADWLMPEMDGLELTDQVRQQDEQNNHYTYVILLTARESVAALSEAFDRGVDDFIYKSDMTKQLIPRIYAADRMADRQNTLLKANSLLIENNRELESTNIIDLETGLCNNRYGREKLGKCLRQAESRGGATAYVLCGIRNWQALKRKHSPAVISELAVGIARRLSHLIRPMDSLCRVGDNQFAIIAHFPNSDYCSTTAFRRVFDGINHKAFKTTEGYLSVEAGMVLCRADAQKGTPSVQEMERASVQGLVDAYETRRFTETFPEITQGA from the coding sequence ATGCCAAATCTTGATCTTCCCATCCTCGTGGTAGACGACGCCAAATTCAGCAGCATGGTGGTCGGCCGCACCCTGCGTAATGCCGGTTACCGTGATGTACGCATCGCCAACAATGCGCCGGCGGCTCTGGATTTTATCGAACAGCGCCCCGTCAGCGTGCTGATTGCCGACTGGCTGATGCCAGAGATGGACGGTCTGGAACTCACCGACCAGGTGCGCCAGCAGGATGAGCAGAACAACCATTACACCTATGTGATTCTGCTGACCGCAAGGGAAAGCGTGGCAGCCCTGTCGGAGGCCTTTGACCGGGGTGTGGACGACTTCATCTACAAGTCCGACATGACCAAACAGCTGATTCCGCGCATTTATGCCGCCGACCGCATGGCCGACCGCCAGAATACGCTGCTGAAAGCCAATTCCCTGCTGATTGAAAACAACCGCGAGCTGGAATCCACCAACATCATTGATCTGGAAACCGGCCTCTGCAACAACCGCTATGGCCGCGAAAAACTGGGCAAATGTCTGCGCCAGGCAGAATCCCGTGGCGGCGCCACAGCTTACGTACTGTGTGGCATCCGCAATTGGCAGGCGCTCAAACGCAAGCACTCCCCGGCTGTGATCAGCGAACTGGCAGTAGGCATTGCCCGCCGCCTGAGCCACCTGATCCGGCCCATGGACTCCCTGTGCCGTGTAGGCGACAACCAGTTCGCTATTATTGCCCATTTCCCCAACAGCGATTACTGCTCAACCACCGCCTTTCGCCGGGTGTTCGATGGCATTAACCACAAGGCTTTCAAAACCACCGAAGGTTATCTCTCAGTAGAGGCTGGCATGGTTCTTTGCCGGGCAGATGCCCAGAAGGGTACACCTTCGGTGCAGGAAATGGAGCGGGCGTCGGTTCAGGGGCTGGTGGATGCGTATGAGACCCGCCGTTTTACGGAGACGTTTCCCGAGATTACGCAGGGAGCGTGA
- a CDS encoding argininosuccinate synthase, protein MSDIKKVVLAYSGGLDTSVIVRWLQDTYDCEVVTFTADIGQGEEVEPAREKAKKLGVKEIYIEDLREEFVRDYVFPMFRANTIYEGEYLLGTSIARPLISRRLIEIANETGADAISHGATGKGNDQVRFELGAYALKPGVKVIAPWREWDLNSREKLLAYCDERDIPVEKKKGKSPYSMDANLLHISYEGINLEDPWAEAEEDMWRWSVSPENAPDTPTYVELTYRKGDIVAVDDQEMRPHEVLEHLNKVAGANGIGRLDIVENRYVGMKSRGCYETPGGTIMLRGHRAIESITLDREVAHLKDSIMPRYAEVIYNGYWWSPEREALQALIDQTQTYVNGTVRLKLYKGNVDVVGRKSDDSLFDEKIATFEEDEGAYDQKDAEGFIKLNALRLRIAASKGRKL, encoded by the coding sequence ATGTCTGATATTAAAAAAGTGGTGCTGGCCTATTCCGGTGGCCTGGATACCTCGGTCATCGTTCGTTGGCTGCAAGACACCTACGATTGTGAAGTCGTTACCTTCACCGCCGACATCGGCCAGGGCGAGGAAGTTGAGCCCGCCCGCGAAAAAGCGAAAAAGCTGGGTGTAAAAGAAATCTACATTGAAGATCTGCGCGAGGAGTTCGTTCGGGACTATGTATTCCCCATGTTCCGCGCAAACACCATCTATGAAGGCGAGTACCTGCTGGGCACCTCGATCGCCCGCCCGCTGATTTCCCGCCGCCTGATCGAAATTGCCAATGAAACCGGCGCTGATGCCATTTCCCACGGCGCAACCGGTAAGGGCAATGATCAGGTCCGCTTCGAGCTTGGTGCCTATGCGCTCAAGCCGGGCGTTAAGGTGATCGCGCCCTGGCGCGAATGGGATCTGAACTCCCGCGAGAAGCTGCTGGCCTACTGCGATGAGCGCGATATCCCGGTGGAAAAGAAGAAAGGCAAGTCGCCTTACTCCATGGACGCTAACCTGCTTCACATCTCTTACGAAGGCATCAACCTGGAAGATCCCTGGGCAGAAGCCGAGGAGGACATGTGGCGTTGGAGTGTGTCACCGGAAAACGCACCGGATACGCCGACCTACGTTGAGCTGACCTATCGCAAGGGCGATATCGTGGCGGTTGACGACCAGGAGATGAGGCCCCATGAGGTGCTGGAGCATCTGAACAAGGTAGCGGGTGCCAACGGCATTGGCCGTCTGGATATCGTTGAGAACCGCTATGTGGGCATGAAGTCCCGGGGCTGCTATGAAACACCCGGTGGCACCATCATGCTGCGGGGGCACCGCGCTATCGAGTCCATCACCCTGGACCGCGAAGTGGCTCACCTCAAAGACAGCATCATGCCGCGCTACGCGGAAGTGATCTACAACGGCTACTGGTGGTCACCGGAGCGGGAAGCGCTGCAGGCGCTGATCGACCAGACCCAGACCTATGTCAACGGTACGGTTCGCCTGAAACTCTACAAGGGCAATGTGGATGTGGTCGGCCGGAAGTCTGATGACTCCCTGTTCGATGAAAAGATCGCCACCTTCGAGGAAGACGAGGGCGCTTATGACCAGAAGGACGCCGAAGGCTTTATCAAGCTGAACGCTCTGCGTCTTCGGATTGCGGCCAGCAAGGGCAGGAAGCTCTGA
- a CDS encoding substrate-binding periplasmic protein: protein MLVIKTLSVLRRIRYLALFVCLAFAPVAVASDEVVTFAIPDVWPWAYEDDKGVPRGSLVEIVHRLSELADVPVSFRLRPLRRALVELEAGAVNFSLLFESPVLDARAVNVGQVLQISIMLAAPVNTNYPLTLEALEGQRIGYIRGTYLGEAFRKDTGVNKVPVALITQAVEMLSLGRLSAVLASDHAILKALHAMDLSPGVLRYRNHVPGQRGALYMSRESSRPEVAEKFRQAIVTMKKNNELERIFFGEGGRRQLDGSASTAPRAAQ from the coding sequence TTGTTGGTAATCAAAACCCTTTCCGTTCTGCGCCGGATTCGCTATCTGGCGCTGTTTGTCTGTCTGGCCTTCGCGCCGGTTGCGGTGGCTTCCGATGAGGTTGTCACCTTTGCCATTCCCGATGTCTGGCCCTGGGCTTACGAGGATGATAAAGGCGTCCCGCGGGGCAGCCTGGTCGAGATTGTGCACCGGCTGTCGGAGTTGGCGGATGTGCCGGTCAGTTTCCGTTTGCGTCCATTGAGGCGCGCCCTGGTTGAACTCGAAGCCGGTGCCGTAAATTTCAGTCTGTTGTTTGAAAGCCCCGTCCTTGATGCCCGTGCCGTCAACGTTGGGCAGGTGCTTCAGATCAGCATTATGCTGGCAGCTCCAGTCAATACTAACTACCCCCTGACACTGGAAGCCCTGGAAGGGCAGCGGATTGGCTATATACGCGGCACCTATCTTGGCGAAGCCTTCCGCAAGGATACCGGGGTTAATAAAGTGCCGGTGGCTTTGATCACCCAGGCGGTGGAAATGCTCTCACTTGGTCGACTTTCAGCCGTGCTGGCAAGTGATCACGCAATCCTGAAGGCTCTTCATGCAATGGATCTGTCACCGGGGGTGTTGCGCTACAGAAATCATGTGCCGGGCCAGCGCGGTGCTCTTTACATGTCCCGGGAGTCTTCCCGTCCGGAGGTTGCCGAGAAGTTCCGCCAGGCTATTGTCACGATGAAAAAGAATAACGAGCTGGAGAGAATTTTCTTCGGTGAAGGCGGCCGCCGGCAACTTGATGGCTCGGCGAGTACCGCGCCGCGCGCCGCCCAATAG
- the fliS gene encoding flagellar export chaperone FliS: protein MNGLQAYQRVNTQTSITDADPHKLIQLLYNGAIERINMAKARMQAKDIEAKGRLITKAIEIIGGLRSFLDFEKGGDLALRLESLYDYMERTLFEANRHNDLKKLDEVANLLRSIKDGWDGIREEAVSQQQAV from the coding sequence ATGAATGGTTTACAGGCATACCAACGCGTCAATACCCAGACCAGCATTACCGATGCGGACCCTCACAAGCTTATCCAGCTTTTGTACAACGGAGCCATTGAGCGCATCAATATGGCCAAAGCTCGGATGCAGGCAAAGGACATTGAGGCTAAAGGCCGCTTGATTACCAAAGCGATTGAAATCATTGGTGGGCTCCGCAGTTTTCTGGACTTTGAAAAGGGCGGTGACCTTGCCCTGCGTCTTGAGTCGCTCTACGACTATATGGAACGCACACTGTTCGAAGCCAACCGTCACAATGATCTGAAGAAGCTGGACGAAGTAGCTAACCTGCTGCGCTCAATCAAAGATGGTTGGGATGGTATTCGTGAAGAGGCGGTCTCCCAGCAACAGGCTGTCTGA
- the fliD gene encoding flagellar filament capping protein FliD, with product MASISSLGIGSGVLNSDLVDQLVQAERAPTDNRLTRKTEQTQALISAYGKLRSAVTELRLPMRQLSAPDNLKAFSANSSNEDIAVSVDSTKANRGTYSVEVTSLAGAQALASRDVFADRDATSVGRGVLTLNVGDKTTNLTIDGSNDTLQGLANAINDSDAGVSAGVIDTGNGFQLVLSADETGTANAVSISVSGDSAGTNTDNQGLSRFAFNTGMDADSGLQQTIAATDAVMKINGVEVTRSTNSFENVIDGLTFDIAATGTSTIKVEQDLGAVSDRVQGFVDKFNSLQSTIDSLAGFNAEAGVGGLLNGDSTVRGIQNQLRQILTRVVPGLENANVRSLADVGITTNFETGGLEFDRVRFEEQLKNNPDDVTALFAEQGRATDSQVEFVRSGLNTRPGNYDINITQAASRGSLLAGGSLAAGVTIDGTNDELTLRVDGETSVSLQLTQQTYTSAQDLVDEIQSQLNSNNALNAAGTSVQVGLDVNGNLSFTSETYGSESQVSLTSAENAATFGLGSVTSTAGLDVAGTIGGRTAEGDGQVLFLGSGNGGASGLQVRITGDNTGSRGSIRFIEGVAEQTVNLVTNFVGADGALESRTESLNRDLEQIQENRVRLEERITSYRERLVSQFSAADSLISQLNSTRDYVTQQLAALAPRNNRDN from the coding sequence ATGGCAAGTATCTCATCGCTGGGTATTGGTTCCGGAGTTCTCAACTCGGATCTTGTGGATCAATTGGTCCAGGCCGAGCGTGCGCCCACAGATAACCGGCTCACTCGAAAAACTGAGCAGACCCAGGCGCTGATTTCGGCGTATGGAAAGCTCCGTAGTGCGGTGACGGAATTGCGCTTGCCGATGCGGCAACTGAGTGCGCCGGATAACCTGAAGGCCTTCTCTGCGAATTCCTCCAATGAAGACATTGCCGTATCTGTGGACAGCACCAAGGCAAACCGTGGTACGTACAGCGTTGAAGTAACCAGCCTGGCTGGCGCGCAGGCTCTGGCATCCCGGGATGTGTTTGCTGACCGCGATGCGACCAGCGTGGGCCGTGGCGTTCTTACGCTGAACGTGGGTGATAAAACAACCAACCTGACTATTGATGGAAGCAACGACACTCTTCAGGGTCTGGCGAATGCTATTAATGACTCCGATGCCGGTGTTTCCGCGGGTGTAATCGACACCGGCAACGGGTTCCAGCTGGTTCTGTCTGCGGACGAGACGGGCACTGCCAACGCTGTCAGTATTTCAGTATCCGGTGATTCGGCGGGCACGAATACCGATAATCAGGGACTATCACGGTTTGCCTTCAATACCGGTATGGATGCGGACTCAGGTCTTCAGCAGACGATCGCCGCCACGGATGCCGTGATGAAAATCAATGGAGTGGAAGTCACTCGCTCCACCAACAGCTTCGAGAACGTGATCGATGGGCTGACTTTCGATATTGCGGCTACCGGCACCTCCACTATCAAGGTTGAGCAGGATTTGGGAGCAGTCTCCGACCGGGTTCAGGGGTTCGTCGACAAGTTTAATTCCCTGCAGTCAACCATCGATAGTCTGGCCGGTTTCAACGCGGAGGCCGGCGTAGGCGGTTTGCTGAATGGTGACAGTACCGTGCGTGGTATTCAGAACCAGCTGCGCCAGATTCTGACCCGTGTGGTTCCTGGCCTGGAAAACGCCAACGTTCGAAGCCTGGCGGACGTGGGTATTACGACCAACTTTGAAACCGGCGGGCTCGAGTTTGATCGGGTCAGGTTTGAAGAACAGCTAAAAAACAACCCGGACGACGTAACCGCATTGTTTGCGGAGCAGGGTCGCGCAACAGACAGCCAGGTTGAGTTTGTCCGCAGCGGCCTTAATACACGTCCGGGTAACTACGATATCAATATTACCCAGGCCGCTTCCCGCGGAAGTTTGCTTGCAGGTGGCTCGTTGGCAGCCGGCGTTACCATTGACGGCACCAACGACGAACTGACGTTGCGGGTTGATGGCGAAACGTCGGTGAGTCTGCAGCTAACCCAGCAAACTTACACTTCGGCACAGGATTTGGTGGACGAAATCCAGTCCCAGCTGAACAGCAATAATGCGTTGAACGCCGCTGGCACGTCCGTGCAGGTTGGGCTGGATGTGAATGGTAATCTGAGCTTCACGTCTGAGACTTATGGCAGTGAGTCGCAGGTTTCGCTGACTTCCGCTGAGAATGCCGCTACTTTTGGTCTGGGTTCGGTGACCAGTACGGCAGGTCTCGATGTGGCGGGCACGATTGGCGGCCGCACGGCAGAAGGCGATGGGCAGGTTCTGTTCCTGGGCAGCGGCAATGGCGGTGCGTCGGGCCTGCAGGTTCGCATCACTGGTGACAATACCGGCAGCCGCGGTTCGATAAGGTTCATTGAAGGTGTTGCTGAGCAGACCGTAAATCTCGTGACAAACTTCGTGGGTGCAGACGGCGCTCTTGAGTCCCGCACTGAAAGCCTGAACCGCGATCTTGAGCAGATCCAGGAAAACAGGGTTCGGCTTGAGGAACGAATTACTTCATACCGCGAGCGGCTGGTGAGTCAGTTTAGCGCAGCCGATTCGCTGATTTCCCAATTGAACAGCACCCGCGACTACGTTACCCAGCAATTGGCGGCACTGGCACCACGGAATAATCGCGACAATTAA
- a CDS encoding flagellar protein FlaG — MNDVNLNGADLKLVRTSDKAPVRAISSAQAEGRNASAQVAASDQNTVTSKVAAADQLSKAEKLETRNDAQREQLDEAVSQLNDFVQSVQRDLQFEVNDDLGGTVVRVVDQSTKELIRQIPDEVAVRLAENLQQNEPLTLFNIKV, encoded by the coding sequence ATGAATGACGTTAACCTGAATGGCGCGGATTTAAAGCTGGTACGCACCAGCGATAAAGCTCCGGTTCGGGCAATTTCGTCAGCTCAGGCAGAGGGCAGGAACGCCTCAGCCCAGGTTGCTGCTTCGGACCAGAATACCGTTACATCAAAAGTTGCTGCAGCAGATCAGCTCTCGAAAGCTGAGAAGCTTGAGACTCGAAACGACGCTCAGCGCGAGCAACTGGATGAAGCCGTCTCCCAACTGAACGATTTCGTTCAGAGCGTTCAGAGGGATCTGCAGTTCGAGGTGAATGACGATCTTGGAGGAACCGTCGTAAGGGTGGTCGATCAATCGACCAAAGAATTGATTCGACAAATCCCGGATGAGGTGGCGGTAAGGTTGGCAGAGAACTTGCAGCAGAACGAACCGCTGACTTTATTTAACATCAAGGTGTAA
- a CDS encoding flagellin N-terminal helical domain-containing protein has translation MALGINTNVASLSAQNQLQKSQDLSNQALERLSSGLRINSAKDDAAGLAISTRFQSQIRGLDVAQRNANDGISLAQTAEGALDEITNIAQRIRDLSVQSANDTNSASDRSALNAEVQELISEADRIAETTQFNNLNILNGDLTSLSFQVGANANQTISVSGIDVRGTSLGQTTLTSDVTNFGDAVRQEAIATTSLTVNGATFVGGTNFDSVEELAAEINKADFAGNAQVTATQADTTSADLGAYAAAAAGSITINGTAIALNDGVTGFALGAAISAINDKSLATGVVAVENEAGTGILLEDTSGNSFTVAVDDAARFGSITDAANNTFEAGLVLSVEGGDESLLNVSGTASAAGVLGLAGSSVGRSLDGVDISDRPGANQAIQTIDGVLNQINSIRGELGAVQNRFESTIANLATTSENLSAANSRILDADFAAETAKLSKAQVLQQAGISVLAQANARPQQVLSLLQ, from the coding sequence ATGGCTCTCGGTATCAACACTAACGTTGCGTCACTGTCTGCTCAGAATCAGCTGCAGAAATCCCAGGATCTGAGCAATCAGGCGCTTGAGCGCCTGTCATCCGGTCTTCGCATAAACTCCGCCAAAGACGACGCGGCTGGCCTTGCGATTTCTACTCGTTTTCAGTCTCAGATTCGTGGTTTGGATGTTGCTCAACGCAACGCTAATGACGGTATTTCCTTGGCGCAAACTGCGGAAGGCGCCTTGGACGAAATTACGAATATCGCTCAGCGAATCCGAGATTTGTCTGTTCAATCTGCCAACGACACAAACTCAGCATCAGATCGGTCGGCGCTCAATGCTGAAGTTCAGGAGCTTATTTCAGAGGCTGACAGAATTGCCGAAACCACTCAATTTAACAACCTGAATATTTTGAATGGCGATCTCACGTCATTGAGCTTTCAGGTAGGCGCAAATGCCAATCAGACAATTTCAGTATCCGGGATTGATGTGCGTGGTACTTCGCTGGGGCAAACTACGTTAACCAGCGATGTGACAAATTTCGGTGATGCTGTTCGCCAAGAGGCTATCGCTACAACGTCTCTTACCGTAAATGGAGCAACGTTCGTTGGAGGCACGAATTTTGACTCCGTTGAAGAGCTTGCAGCGGAGATCAATAAAGCCGATTTCGCTGGCAATGCGCAAGTCACAGCAACACAAGCTGATACTACCTCAGCAGACTTGGGCGCTTACGCTGCCGCAGCTGCAGGTTCCATTACCATTAACGGCACTGCGATAGCTCTTAATGACGGAGTAACCGGGTTTGCGCTAGGTGCTGCTATAAGCGCCATAAATGATAAGTCGCTGGCGACAGGAGTAGTCGCTGTTGAAAACGAAGCTGGCACCGGAATTTTGCTTGAGGACACGAGTGGTAATTCGTTTACTGTGGCTGTTGATGACGCGGCTCGGTTCGGAAGCATTACTGATGCGGCTAACAACACGTTTGAAGCTGGTCTGGTTTTGAGCGTAGAAGGCGGGGACGAGTCATTGCTGAACGTTAGTGGCACGGCCTCTGCTGCAGGTGTGCTTGGTCTCGCAGGATCGTCGGTTGGAAGGAGTCTTGATGGTGTTGATATTAGTGATCGGCCGGGCGCCAACCAAGCTATCCAAACGATCGATGGTGTTTTGAACCAAATAAATAGTATCAGAGGCGAGCTTGGTGCAGTTCAAAACCGCTTCGAGTCAACCATTGCCAACCTGGCAACAACCTCAGAAAATCTGAGCGCCGCCAACAGCCGGATCCTGGATGCAGACTTCGCGGCCGAAACAGCCAAGCTGTCCAAGGCACAGGTTCTGCAGCAGGCAGGTATCTCGGTACTGGCCCAGGCGAATGCACGCCCACAGCAGGTTCTTTCCCTCCTGCAGTAA